From Montipora foliosa isolate CH-2021 chromosome 6, ASM3666993v2, whole genome shotgun sequence, a single genomic window includes:
- the LOC138006930 gene encoding uncharacterized protein isoform X4 codes for MGSAYDKFVPLNIGMVKPRQPKTARLHLVIPFNVMNSSGTPMSSTMVARQNEYIYCLQRNLLNPHVEAIHILFESLEEPAFIKALRLKMDWKLVFHFLGRRMRYKDAFGYASHVLIRKNTMLMNGDNYIDTGFEHLDETILGNKTMYALTRHETAENVRLCGATDFCGPTANYIGSHDAFLFRLLSPLSREFLDKVDYFTNMWGIEQVLMFNLRKYERFTIKNPCRILRIVHQHCSGFRNEDGKTIQGVRVDHYLKISTDNLAPFSGL; via the exons GGCAGCCAAAGACGGCAAGATTGCATCTGGTTATTCCCTTTAACGTAATGAACTCTTCTGGCACTCCGATGAGCAGTACAATGGTTGCGAGACAAAACGAGTACATTTACTGCCTTCAAAGAAACTTACTCAATCCTCAC GTTGAGGCAATTCACATCCTTTTCGAAAGTCTGGAGGAGCCTGCTTTTATCAAAGCTCTGAGGCTGAAGATGGATTGGAAACTAGTCTTCCATTTCCTCGGTCGGCGCATGCGTTACAAAGACGCTTTTGGATATGCTTCGCACGTCTTGATACGTAAGAACACGATGCTTATGAATGGCGACAATTACATCGATACGGGATTTGAACATTTGGATGAAACTATTTTAGgcaacaaaacaatgtatgcattGACAAGACATGAAACTGCGGAAAACGTAAGACTTTGTGGCGCGACTGATTTTTGCGGCCCGACAGCAAACTACATTGGCTCCCATGATGCCTTTCTTTTTAGGCTCCTTTCCCCACTCTCTCGGGAATTCCTGGATAAGGTGGACTATTTCACTAACATGTGGGGAATTGAGCAAGTTCTAATGTTTAACTTGAGAAAGTATGAGCGGTTCACGATTAAAAATCCCTGTCGAATTTTGCGCATTGTCCACCAGCACTGTAGTGGCTTTAGAAACGAAGATGGAAAAACTATTCAAGGAGTCAGAGTTGATCACTATTTGAAAATTTCAACAGATAATCTAGCGCCATTTTCTGGACTTTGA